A genomic segment from Saprospiraceae bacterium encodes:
- the araD1 gene encoding AraD1 family protein, which yields MRLVQLYHPTFGRRVALVEAAQLRLLHDFTSIYDLALKAIAEGGSLTNLIQAKVSNELLDYDLIYQGQSAWQLLPAFDHPINPNACMLSGTGLTHKASADNRQQMHEAAKEETLTDSMKMYLWGVEGGHPPSGEIGIQPEWFYKGNGTLLRGHGAALPVPPYADDGGEEPEIAGIYVVDPSGKPWRVGFATANEFSDHVMERKNYLYLAPSKLRCCAIGPELTIRPGLQALSGKVRIYRQSEILWEKAIQTGEANMSHSIANLEYHHFKYANHLCPGQVHIHFFGADAFSFGEKIQLADGDRMEVYWEGMGRPLQNTLAVVQGAAPFVKVAILT from the coding sequence ATGCGTTTAGTTCAGCTTTACCACCCCACATTTGGTCGTAGGGTAGCCCTTGTTGAGGCCGCTCAATTACGTTTACTGCACGATTTCACTTCGATTTATGACCTTGCGCTAAAAGCCATAGCAGAAGGCGGATCGCTAACGAATTTGATCCAGGCAAAAGTGTCAAATGAACTGCTAGATTATGATTTGATCTATCAAGGCCAATCAGCATGGCAGCTACTCCCCGCCTTTGATCATCCCATTAATCCTAATGCATGTATGCTCTCAGGTACCGGACTTACCCACAAGGCTAGTGCCGATAATCGGCAGCAAATGCATGAGGCTGCAAAAGAAGAGACCTTGACGGATAGTATGAAAATGTATCTCTGGGGCGTTGAGGGCGGTCATCCACCATCTGGCGAAATAGGTATCCAACCCGAATGGTTCTACAAGGGAAATGGCACTTTGTTGCGAGGACACGGCGCAGCCTTGCCGGTGCCGCCCTATGCTGATGATGGGGGGGAAGAGCCTGAGATTGCCGGTATTTATGTAGTTGACCCTTCCGGAAAACCCTGGCGCGTTGGATTTGCTACGGCCAATGAGTTTTCAGACCATGTCATGGAACGCAAAAACTACCTCTACCTGGCACCCTCCAAGCTTCGATGTTGTGCTATCGGCCCCGAGCTCACAATCCGCCCAGGTCTCCAGGCGCTCTCCGGAAAAGTGCGCATTTATCGCCAGAGCGAAATCCTTTGGGAAAAAGCCATCCAAACGGGTGAAGCCAATATGTCCCATAGCATAGCCAACCTGGAATACCACCATTTCAAATACGCGAATCATTTGTGCCCGGGGCAGGTGCACATCCATTTTTTCGGAGCTGACGCCTTTAGTTTTGGCGAAAAAATTCAATTGGCAGATGGCGATAGGATGGAAGTATACTGGGAAGGCATGGGCCGCCCCTTGCAGAATACCCTTGCCGTCGTGCAAGGGGCGGCGCCCTTTGTCAAAGTCGCCATCCTTACGTAA
- a CDS encoding PepSY-like domain-containing protein, with product MKKLMFFSLLALTLMGTSCAEWIDIDLSDNSDDSSSHHHDISPCHSGDSLSLGNIPQVILDHLNTEFPNISIDWAELLYDNGQNLYGIRLANGLEILFDENGVVINSGDDDDEISISLDSLSPFILDYINSHFSGISISDARIEIEFGTHYFEIHLSNGVDLYFDQLGNFLCRDDNGSYDDDHHHHNGDDDHNSGDDNSNSGDDNNYSSDSLPSAVLNYLSNTYPNLHISDVHREDYCDDIQAIKVELEGNGSQKVEVYFDLDWNLLFVATKISSSEVPAAVLTTLAAEYPGYGFDSDKLYRWEMVDGSTQYELRIETSNGKFEVVLSASGNIVCVDNSSSDDNSNGDDNSNGDDNSNGNGDDNSNGNGPSLGNMPDSIRNYLQSNFQGLHIQSVEVEDLCDHSYVIDVELEGNGSQKVEVYFSLDWTLLFVSHQINKNELPDAVINNLNAVYPGFSFDDDKLYRWDMADGSTQFELEIETDDDKYELVVAQDGTILCEDD from the coding sequence ATGAAAAAGTTAATGTTTTTTAGTCTATTAGCCTTGACCTTAATGGGTACTAGCTGCGCCGAGTGGATCGATATCGATTTAAGTGACAATTCGGACGACAGTAGCAGTCATCACCACGATATCTCGCCCTGTCATTCAGGTGATTCGCTTAGCCTCGGAAATATTCCGCAGGTTATATTGGATCACCTGAATACCGAATTCCCCAATATTTCTATTGATTGGGCAGAATTGCTGTATGACAATGGCCAGAATCTATATGGTATTCGCCTGGCTAATGGCCTGGAAATTTTGTTTGATGAAAATGGCGTCGTCATCAATTCGGGCGATGACGATGATGAAATTTCGATATCATTGGATAGCCTCTCTCCATTCATTTTGGATTACATCAACTCCCATTTCTCTGGTATTTCCATATCTGATGCCCGTATTGAAATTGAGTTCGGAACACATTATTTCGAGATTCACCTGAGTAACGGAGTAGACCTTTATTTCGATCAGCTAGGCAATTTCCTTTGTCGCGATGATAATGGTAGCTATGATGATGACCATCACCACCATAACGGCGATGATGACCATAACAGTGGCGACGATAATAGCAACAGCGGTGATGATAATAACTATTCCAGCGATAGCCTACCTTCCGCTGTACTTAACTACCTGTCCAATACCTACCCTAATTTGCACATTTCGGATGTTCATCGGGAGGATTATTGCGACGACATTCAAGCCATAAAGGTAGAATTGGAGGGCAACGGTAGCCAAAAAGTGGAAGTGTATTTCGATCTGGATTGGAATCTTCTTTTTGTAGCGACTAAAATTAGTAGTAGTGAGGTGCCTGCTGCGGTACTGACGACTCTTGCAGCGGAGTACCCTGGTTATGGTTTTGACTCGGATAAACTGTACCGTTGGGAGATGGTCGATGGCTCTACTCAATATGAACTTAGAATAGAAACTAGCAATGGTAAATTTGAAGTGGTGCTTTCTGCTAGCGGTAATATCGTTTGCGTAGATAATAGTAGTAGTGATGACAATAGCAATGGTGATGACAATAGCAATGGTGATGACAATAGCAATGGCAATGGTGATGACAATAGCAATGGCAATGGGCCTTCGCTGGGTAATATGCCAGACAGCATTCGCAATTATCTACAAAGTAATTTCCAGGGTTTACATATACAAAGTGTTGAGGTCGAAGATTTGTGTGATCATTCTTATGTAATAGATGTTGAATTGGAAGGAAATGGCAGCCAAAAAGTGGAAGTCTATTTTTCCCTGGATTGGACCTTGCTTTTCGTTTCTCATCAGATTAATAAAAATGAGCTACCTGATGCTGTTATCAACAACCTTAATGCGGTCTATCCGGGTTTCTCCTTTGATGATGACAAGCTTTATCGCTGGGATATGGCCGATGGTTCTACGCAATTCGAGCTAGAAATTGAAACGGATGACGACAAATACGAATTGGTGGTAGCCCAAGATGGCACTATTCTTTGTGAGGATGATTAA
- a CDS encoding c-type cytochrome domain-containing protein translates to MSSTNSKILLLGAFILITSLWRCTTEPFAPSTPIDNPDNGNGGGSNNDNLCPDGVVSFTSEVLPVILSSCAFSGCHDVASHQEGVVLTTYAGIKREVKAGNPGDSKIYEVITKTSGEEKMPPSPYTSLNADQIKRIKTWIEQGAMETNCQQTCDPMQASFVANVFPSLQTTCLGCHNDNLMNGGVNFKDYDNIKVQALNGKLLGVLKGETGYPTMPPSGSPLASCKVSQIERWVTEGAQNN, encoded by the coding sequence ATGAGCTCAACCAATAGCAAAATACTACTATTAGGCGCATTCATCCTGATTACAAGCCTCTGGCGATGTACCACGGAACCTTTTGCTCCCAGCACACCAATCGACAATCCAGACAATGGCAATGGCGGTGGCAGTAACAATGATAATTTATGCCCAGATGGCGTAGTGTCCTTTACTAGTGAAGTTTTACCGGTGATCTTGTCCAGTTGCGCCTTTAGCGGTTGCCATGATGTAGCTAGCCACCAAGAGGGGGTGGTCCTTACAACGTATGCTGGTATTAAAAGAGAAGTCAAGGCAGGTAATCCAGGCGACAGCAAAATTTATGAGGTCATTACCAAAACCAGTGGAGAAGAAAAAATGCCACCCAGCCCTTATACTTCGCTAAATGCAGATCAAATTAAACGCATCAAGACCTGGATTGAGCAAGGCGCTATGGAAACGAATTGCCAACAAACCTGTGACCCTATGCAGGCTTCTTTTGTGGCCAATGTTTTTCCAAGTTTACAAACCACTTGTCTGGGTTGTCATAATGATAACCTGATGAATGGGGGTGTCAATTTCAAAGATTATGATAATATTAAGGTGCAAGCCTTAAACGGCAAATTGCTAGGCGTTCTCAAGGGCGAAACGGGTTATCCCACTATGCCACCCTCGGGCAGCCCACTAGCAAGCTGCAAGGTCAGTCAGATTGAACGCTGGGTCACCGAAGGTGCTCAAAATAATTAA
- a CDS encoding acetyl-CoA C-acyltransferase produces the protein MKEVFIVSAVRTPMGSFGGMFAELSAPQLGSAAIKGALEKAGVSTAEVQEVFMGNVCSANLGQAPARQASLGAGIGINVPCTTVNKVCSSGMKAVMFGAQSIMLGLTDLVVAGGMESMSNIPYYVPKARFGYKFGDGVLVDGLAQDGLKDAYDRNAMGVCADHTAAKFGISREEQDRYAIRSYKLAAQSTESGAFKDEIAPVSVSQRKGEPLIITEDEEYNKVNFDKIPSLRPVFTKDGTVTAANASTINDGASALILASAEKVKELGLTPIAKIRAFADAAHEPQWFTTAPTKAAPLALQRAGMTLGDIDYWEVNEAFAVVPLAFNQALGVDEGKVNVLGGGVAIGHPLGSSGSRIIATLANVLQQRNANIGLATLCNGGGGASAIIIERV, from the coding sequence ATGAAAGAAGTATTCATCGTATCAGCCGTTCGTACCCCTATGGGGAGTTTTGGTGGCATGTTTGCCGAATTGAGTGCCCCGCAATTGGGTAGCGCTGCGATCAAAGGGGCCCTGGAGAAAGCAGGCGTCTCGACAGCGGAGGTGCAAGAGGTTTTTATGGGGAATGTCTGCTCGGCTAACCTGGGACAAGCACCTGCACGACAGGCCTCGCTAGGCGCAGGGATTGGTATAAATGTGCCCTGTACTACCGTCAACAAGGTGTGTTCTTCAGGGATGAAGGCGGTGATGTTTGGCGCGCAGAGCATTATGCTGGGATTGACCGACTTGGTGGTGGCGGGTGGCATGGAAAGCATGTCCAATATTCCATATTATGTTCCCAAAGCACGATTTGGCTATAAATTTGGCGATGGCGTATTGGTGGATGGGTTGGCACAGGATGGCCTGAAAGATGCCTACGACCGCAACGCCATGGGAGTATGTGCCGACCATACAGCTGCCAAGTTTGGCATCTCCCGCGAAGAACAAGATCGCTATGCCATTCGGTCCTATAAACTGGCGGCGCAGTCGACCGAAAGCGGCGCTTTCAAGGACGAAATAGCACCGGTAAGTGTTTCACAGCGAAAAGGCGAGCCCCTAATTATCACCGAAGACGAAGAATATAACAAAGTAAATTTCGATAAAATCCCTAGTCTGCGCCCCGTATTCACCAAGGACGGGACCGTAACGGCCGCCAACGCCTCCACGATCAACGATGGCGCCTCCGCCTTGATTCTCGCCAGTGCCGAGAAAGTCAAGGAATTGGGCCTGACCCCCATTGCCAAAATCCGCGCTTTTGCCGACGCGGCCCACGAACCCCAATGGTTCACTACTGCCCCCACCAAAGCCGCTCCACTGGCTTTGCAACGCGCAGGCATGACCCTGGGAGACATCGATTACTGGGAAGTTAATGAGGCTTTTGCCGTAGTTCCGCTGGCCTTTAACCAGGCCTTGGGCGTGGATGAAGGCAAAGTCAACGTGCTAGGTGGTGGCGTAGCTATCGGCCATCCGCTAGGTTCTTCAGGTTCTCGGATCATTGCCACCCTTGCCAATGTCCTTCAGCAACGCAATGCCAACATTGGCCTGGCAACCCTTTGTAATGGCGGTGGCGGCGCCTCGGCAATTATCATTGAACGGGTATAA
- a CDS encoding T9SS type A sorting domain-containing protein, producing the protein MTFYSTRYLLISAMILLAMPVRSQDVWPGDVNNNGIVNGVDLLYLGIAYGSTGPMRAEEQTNWEPQPIESAWGQSFPNGLNYAYADCNGDGVVNDNDIEEAIKDNFGETHSPIVSGEYQNGISGVNAPLKMAPSIGMNGPNIVITIALELGNAAFPINDFYGIALKLSYDAGLIDQADFEFGLTADSWIDTPDGLNTAILFEDDDDQGKAEVAITLTDPIQSRSGFGKIGEFSIIMEDIIVGLTRDTFHIQIDSVLLISPTIKATPIVTDSIAFIISEDLKLLSDLQGIANAPKVNVFPNPNRGSFYISANESIENIRVFNLWGQMVPIQTNNLNARTTFIDLTALKSGTYFITGRTPLGEFRKKVMVIN; encoded by the coding sequence ATGACATTCTACTCAACCCGATACTTACTGATAAGCGCAATGATACTCCTGGCAATGCCAGTACGTAGTCAAGATGTATGGCCTGGTGATGTTAATAACAACGGTATTGTAAATGGCGTAGACCTCCTTTATTTAGGCATTGCCTATGGAAGTACCGGCCCAATGAGGGCAGAAGAACAAACCAATTGGGAACCACAACCAATTGAAAGTGCCTGGGGCCAAAGTTTTCCGAATGGGTTGAATTATGCTTATGCCGACTGTAATGGAGATGGGGTTGTAAATGATAATGATATTGAGGAAGCTATTAAAGACAACTTTGGAGAAACGCATTCTCCAATCGTTTCAGGTGAATACCAAAATGGTATATCAGGTGTTAATGCACCACTCAAAATGGCGCCTTCAATAGGTATGAACGGCCCTAATATTGTGATTACCATTGCCCTGGAACTTGGTAATGCAGCCTTTCCCATCAATGATTTTTATGGCATCGCGCTCAAATTGAGCTATGATGCGGGGTTGATCGATCAGGCTGATTTCGAATTCGGTCTGACTGCCGATAGCTGGATCGATACGCCAGATGGCTTGAACACTGCCATCCTTTTTGAAGACGATGATGACCAAGGAAAGGCGGAAGTGGCGATTACCTTGACTGACCCCATTCAAAGTCGTTCAGGTTTCGGCAAAATTGGAGAATTTTCTATTATCATGGAGGATATTATCGTCGGATTGACCAGAGACACCTTCCATATCCAGATCGACAGCGTGCTGCTTATTAGTCCAACGATTAAGGCCACTCCTATTGTAACGGATTCTATTGCCTTTATTATCTCTGAAGACTTAAAGCTTTTATCGGATCTACAAGGAATTGCCAATGCGCCCAAAGTAAATGTATTTCCCAATCCCAATCGGGGATCCTTTTATATATCTGCTAATGAATCAATTGAAAACATTCGCGTTTTTAACCTTTGGGGACAGATGGTCCCTATTCAAACCAACAATCTAAATGCAAGGACTACTTTTATAGACCTTACTGCCTTAAAATCAGGTACCTACTTTATTACAGGCCGTACTCCACTCGGAGAATTCCGAAAAAAAGTGATGGTCATTAATTAA
- a CDS encoding GH92 family glycosyl hydrolase: MFKQVLLFSLLCLVGLQACQVEQSVAPSTDQNLVDLVYPHLDAANSRWFFFSSACRPFGMVTLNPDTQIGGAWGSGYRYHTDTIKGFSHIHAWQLSGLSVMPVTYEVGKEQAIMTDYFSTFQHEKEKVAPGFHQLSLDRYGIDVQLTSTKRVGFHQYNFPTASERGIVFNLGGLLGPSEITGGKLEKVNDKTLIGELVNAPTRRRPKDAKVFFYITLNQNIGEVIAGADGKFIVQLTEKTEAPLLMKAAISYTAVANAQLNLAQELPDWDFAAIVADSREEWNSYLNRIQVEGGSETDQRRFYTDLWHALQGRRIISDVNGAYPDNTGADFRIGQLPLKADGSPAFNHYNSDSFWGAQWTLNTLWGLAYPEIYEEFVNSLLVYYKDGGFVPRGPSGGNYTHVMTGASSTPFIVSAFQKGIKGFDVEMAYEGMKKNHMPGGTMARAGYEHATLLGGGLTHYIANGYVPYPIPEGKFGFHQDGASLTLEYTYQDWTLAQMAKALGKLEDFSYFTERSKHYQNLFDKESGWIRPKSIEGKWLDPFDPYLYEHGFNESNGAQSHWFVPQDLKGLAALMGGEEAAATQLNAQFEEARKLGFTSGSSHDLETHPEYRRIPINYGNQPSIQTAFVFNHLGRPDLTQYWSRQVATTAYGGLNPDTGYNGDEDQGLMGALAVLMKIGLFQMTGGTEEDPVYELASPIFDHISIQLHPDYYPGDKFEISVQNNGPDHLFLQSASLNGKPIQGYSFPHSALVKGGKLELVMGASAR, translated from the coding sequence ATGTTTAAGCAAGTACTCCTTTTCTCCCTCCTTTGTTTGGTTGGGCTACAGGCCTGTCAAGTAGAACAAAGCGTAGCACCCTCGACAGATCAGAACCTGGTTGATCTCGTCTATCCCCACTTAGATGCCGCCAATTCCCGTTGGTTCTTTTTTTCCTCCGCCTGCCGTCCATTTGGCATGGTGACCTTAAATCCGGATACGCAGATTGGCGGGGCCTGGGGCAGTGGTTATCGCTATCATACGGATACGATCAAAGGCTTTAGCCATATTCATGCCTGGCAATTATCGGGTTTGTCGGTGATGCCAGTGACTTATGAAGTGGGGAAGGAACAAGCAATAATGACGGATTACTTTTCTACATTTCAGCATGAAAAAGAAAAAGTAGCACCCGGTTTCCATCAACTTAGCCTAGACCGATATGGGATTGACGTGCAGTTGACAAGTACAAAAAGGGTTGGATTTCATCAATATAATTTTCCGACAGCAAGTGAACGAGGGATTGTTTTCAATTTGGGTGGACTTTTAGGACCTTCTGAAATCACAGGTGGGAAGCTAGAGAAAGTAAATGACAAAACGCTGATCGGCGAATTGGTAAATGCCCCCACTCGCCGCCGCCCCAAGGATGCCAAAGTCTTCTTTTATATCACGCTCAACCAAAATATTGGAGAAGTGATAGCAGGAGCTGACGGCAAATTCATCGTACAGTTAACAGAAAAAACCGAGGCCCCGCTCTTAATGAAAGCGGCCATCTCCTATACTGCTGTGGCGAATGCCCAATTGAACTTAGCGCAAGAACTTCCCGACTGGGATTTTGCAGCGATTGTGGCGGATTCGCGGGAAGAATGGAATAGCTATTTGAACCGCATCCAAGTAGAAGGAGGAAGTGAGACAGACCAAAGGCGCTTTTATACCGATTTATGGCATGCCTTGCAGGGGCGACGAATCATAAGTGATGTGAATGGCGCCTACCCAGATAATACAGGCGCCGACTTTAGGATAGGTCAATTACCCCTGAAGGCAGATGGTAGCCCTGCCTTTAACCATTACAATTCCGATTCCTTCTGGGGAGCCCAGTGGACTTTGAATACCCTTTGGGGGCTGGCTTATCCAGAGATTTACGAAGAGTTTGTGAATAGTTTGCTTGTTTATTACAAGGATGGGGGCTTTGTGCCAAGGGGCCCTTCTGGCGGGAATTACACGCATGTTATGACGGGAGCATCATCTACCCCTTTTATTGTGAGCGCCTTTCAAAAAGGAATCAAAGGATTTGATGTTGAGATGGCCTATGAGGGCATGAAGAAGAACCATATGCCAGGTGGTACTATGGCACGAGCTGGATACGAACACGCAACCTTACTGGGAGGTGGTTTGACGCATTATATAGCCAACGGGTATGTCCCCTACCCCATTCCCGAAGGGAAATTCGGTTTCCATCAGGACGGAGCGAGCCTTACCCTCGAATATACCTATCAAGATTGGACCCTGGCGCAAATGGCCAAAGCGCTCGGAAAACTGGAAGACTTCAGCTATTTCACAGAACGATCCAAGCATTACCAAAACCTATTTGATAAAGAAAGCGGTTGGATTCGGCCCAAATCTATTGAGGGGAAATGGCTCGATCCTTTTGATCCTTACCTTTATGAGCATGGTTTTAATGAATCCAATGGTGCGCAATCCCACTGGTTTGTTCCACAGGATTTAAAAGGATTGGCGGCGCTGATGGGCGGTGAAGAGGCGGCTGCCACCCAACTCAACGCTCAATTCGAGGAAGCCAGGAAGCTAGGGTTCACCTCCGGCAGCTCCCACGACTTGGAAACACATCCTGAATACCGTCGGATTCCCATTAATTATGGTAACCAACCCTCTATTCAAACTGCCTTTGTTTTTAATCACCTGGGGCGACCTGACCTTACCCAATATTGGTCACGGCAGGTTGCCACTACTGCTTATGGCGGGCTAAACCCGGATACTGGTTACAATGGGGATGAAGACCAGGGGCTAATGGGCGCCTTGGCCGTCTTAATGAAAATTGGTCTGTTTCAAATGACCGGAGGAACGGAGGAAGATCCCGTTTACGAATTAGCCAGCCCGATTTTTGATCATATTAGCATCCAATTACATCCCGATTATTATCCAGGCGACAAATTTGAGATAAGCGTACAAAATAATGGCCCGGATCATCTTTTCCTTCAATCCGCAAGCCTCAATGGGAAGCCGATCCAAGGCTATTCTTTCCCGCACAGTGCTTTGGTTAAGGGTGGCAAACTGGAGCTGGTGATGGGGGCCAGTGCTAGATAA
- a CDS encoding sialate O-acetylesterase, whose product MKISLLRKSGLLALFLFSIFSSFAQIRLPVFFGDHMVLQQQRPIRIWGTALPGEWVRVSMEHRVTVATADEEGHWVATMGAVAAGGPYEVKMQTPSDTMTLSDVWVGEVWFCIGQSNMEWPLRRATNGAAEIVAAALPQIRYFKVPHRMAMQPIDDLPSKSWTVCQPETAPDYSAVAYFFAKHINQQQNVPVGLIEASWGGTTIASWMSADALSGHPEFGPQVVNMAHLNLGDLQDSITRATGDWINAIETTDIGLQENWQMETIDWRSWPTMLLPQPWETGGPINVDGAVWFKTAFELESEQTKANISLSLGVLDDKDETYVNGHLIGQTEQDYRAFRVYTIPDTLLKVGENILTVRIRDYGYVGGFMGQPDELKLVQGEWEHSLAGAWHYQVGTTALARKPEPLSPKSFPGLLYNGMVYPFRDLRIGGMLWYQGESDLNDPFHYRDLFLQLLDDYRQQWRMGDFPFVFAQLPYFRTPASVPLESGWATMRESQALLLKRRNTGMAVLIDEGESYNIHPPNKEVVGQRLATVAAQLVFEQQSNFSGPELERVEILDQEIRLTFKTVGEGLRPIDGGENLSGFAIAGEDGHFQWAKAELLNATQVRVYHPAILAPRYIRYAWSDNPGPLNLYDMNGLPAAPFRTDTFKLPWE is encoded by the coding sequence ATGAAAATTTCCCTCCTTAGAAAGAGCGGCCTGTTGGCGCTTTTCCTATTTTCAATCTTTTCCAGCTTTGCACAAATACGCCTTCCTGTTTTTTTTGGTGACCATATGGTTTTGCAACAACAACGGCCCATTAGGATTTGGGGAACAGCCCTTCCCGGGGAGTGGGTTCGGGTGAGTATGGAGCACAGGGTTACCGTGGCTACTGCTGATGAGGAAGGCCATTGGGTTGCCACTATGGGCGCCGTTGCGGCAGGGGGGCCATATGAGGTGAAAATGCAGACCCCTTCGGATACTATGACCCTTTCAGATGTATGGGTAGGGGAAGTTTGGTTTTGCATTGGGCAATCGAATATGGAGTGGCCACTACGGCGCGCAACCAATGGTGCTGCGGAAATTGTAGCTGCGGCATTACCACAAATCCGTTATTTCAAGGTCCCACACCGGATGGCCATGCAACCTATTGATGATTTACCCTCCAAAAGTTGGACGGTATGCCAACCTGAAACGGCCCCCGACTATTCTGCGGTTGCCTATTTTTTTGCGAAACATATTAACCAGCAGCAAAATGTACCTGTTGGTTTGATAGAAGCCAGTTGGGGCGGAACGACCATTGCCAGTTGGATGAGTGCTGATGCCTTGTCTGGCCATCCTGAATTTGGCCCGCAAGTAGTCAATATGGCCCATTTGAACCTAGGCGATTTGCAAGACAGTATTACCCGGGCGACGGGCGATTGGATAAATGCCATTGAAACTACTGACATTGGTCTACAAGAGAATTGGCAAATGGAAACCATTGACTGGCGCTCCTGGCCAACCATGTTGCTGCCACAGCCCTGGGAGACCGGCGGCCCCATCAATGTGGATGGTGCGGTTTGGTTTAAAACGGCTTTTGAATTGGAATCAGAACAAACAAAAGCCAACATCAGCCTTTCCCTGGGTGTACTCGATGACAAGGATGAAACGTACGTCAACGGCCATTTAATTGGCCAGACTGAGCAGGATTATCGTGCCTTTCGTGTTTATACTATTCCCGATACGCTATTGAAGGTTGGAGAAAATATTCTTACCGTTCGCATCCGAGATTATGGCTATGTGGGCGGTTTTATGGGCCAACCAGATGAATTAAAATTGGTGCAAGGGGAATGGGAGCATTCCCTGGCTGGTGCTTGGCATTATCAAGTAGGAACGACCGCTCTGGCTCGGAAACCGGAGCCACTTAGCCCCAAGAGCTTCCCCGGCTTATTGTACAATGGTATGGTGTATCCTTTTCGAGATTTGAGGATAGGGGGGATGTTGTGGTACCAGGGAGAAAGTGATTTGAACGACCCCTTTCACTACCGTGATTTATTCCTGCAGTTATTGGATGATTATCGCCAGCAATGGAGAATGGGCGATTTTCCATTTGTTTTTGCTCAATTACCTTATTTTCGAACTCCGGCAAGTGTGCCGCTGGAAAGTGGTTGGGCCACTATGCGGGAATCCCAGGCCTTGCTCCTAAAGCGCCGAAACACGGGGATGGCTGTCCTCATCGATGAAGGGGAATCTTATAATATTCATCCACCCAATAAGGAAGTGGTAGGACAGCGCCTAGCCACAGTCGCAGCGCAACTTGTTTTTGAACAGCAAAGTAATTTTAGCGGACCTGAATTGGAAAGGGTCGAAATATTAGACCAGGAGATACGCTTGACTTTTAAAACGGTGGGTGAGGGGCTACGGCCTATTGATGGGGGAGAAAACCTCAGCGGATTTGCCATCGCGGGGGAAGATGGGCATTTTCAGTGGGCCAAGGCAGAACTCCTTAATGCCACCCAAGTGCGGGTATACCATCCAGCCATACTTGCTCCTCGCTATATCCGTTACGCCTGGTCAGATAATCCAGGGCCGCTCAATTTGTACGACATGAATGGCCTACCCGCCGCACCTTTCCGCACCGATACCTTTAAATTGCCTTGGGAGTGA